The Musa acuminata AAA Group cultivar baxijiao chromosome BXJ2-2, Cavendish_Baxijiao_AAA, whole genome shotgun sequence genome has a segment encoding these proteins:
- the LOC103976012 gene encoding cytochrome P450 CYP94D108, with product MEMDGLLVLCPTLILFLLALLTFFLRRLFSAPSSSKSKNSTTISFSELVKNGHRFVEWTAELILASPTNTIVLPTSVITGNPKIVEHVLKANFHNYPKGHNQTSVLADLLGSGIFNTDGDHWRLQRKTASLEFNTKTIRSFILGNVHLEVADRLIPRLARAAANDEVVDLQDLLDRLAFDNVCKVAFDVDPARLAGDDSCDEFFRAFESATAICISRFRQPRLLWRLRRALNLGSERQLKRDVSVIDDYAMRVVRERKARTAEEIRNSSDLLSRFIAEDDDFSDEFLRDIVTSFVLAGRDTTSSAMAWLFWLVSTRPAVEQRILAEIGAVRTRHGNRAGTLTLDELREMDYLHAAVSESLRLYPPVVLQPRRAEADDVLPDGTAVRAGMSVTYNTYAMGRMEGIWGADWGEFKPERWLDKEGAFRPVSPFRFVVFHAGPRTCLGKEMAYTQMKAVVASVMERFEMEVMDKGREREVEFSMLLRMKGGLVVRVRERVLQQ from the coding sequence ATGGAAATGGACGGCCTCCTCGTGCTCTGTCCCACTCTCATCCTCTTCCTTCTCGCTTTGCTGACCTTCTTCCTCCGGAGGCTCTTCTCAGCCCCCTCCTCCTCGAAGAGCAAGAATTCGACGACGATAAGCTTCTCGGAGCTCGTCAAGAACGGCCATCGATTCGTGGAGTGGACGGCGGAGCTAATCCTCGCCAGCCCCACCAACACCATCGTCCTCCCCACCTCCGTCATCACCGGCAACCCCAAGATCGTTGAGCACGTCCTCAAGGCCAACTTCCACAACTACCCCAAGGGCCACAACCAGACCTCCGTCCTCGCCGACCTCCTCGGCAGCGGCATCTTCAACACCGACGGCGACCACTGGCGCCTCCAGCGCAAGACCGCCAGCCTCGAGTTCAACACCAAGACCATCCGCTCCTTCATCCTCGGGAACGTCCACCTCGAGGTCGCCGACCGCCTCATCCCGCGCCTCGCTCGCGCAGCTGCCAACGACGAGGTGGTCGACCTCCAGGACCTCCTCGACCGCCTCGCCTTCGACAACGTCTGCAAGGTCGCGTTCGACGTCGACCCCGCCCGGCTCGCCGGCGACGACTCATGCGACGAGTTCTTCCGCGCCTTCGAGTCCGCGACCGCCATATGCATCAGCCGTTTCCGGCAGCCGCGGCTGTTGTGGAGGCTCCGTAGAGCGCTCAACCTGGGGTCGGAGAGGCAGCTCAAAAGAGACGTCTCCGTCATCGACGACTACGCGATGAGGGTGgtcagggagcggaaggcgcggacGGCGGAGGAGATCAGGAACAGCAGCGACCTCCTCTCGCGGTTCATCGCCGAGGACGACGACTTCTCGGACGAGTTCCTCCGGGACATCGTCACCAGCTTCGTGCTGGCCGGGCGGGACACGACGTCATCCGCCATGGCGTGGCTCTTCTGGCTCGTCTCCACGCGGCCGGCGGTGGAGCAGAGGATCCTGGCCGAGATCGGCGCCGTGCGGACGCGGCACGGAAACCGGGCGGGGACGCTGACGCTGGACGAGCTGAGAGAGATGGACTACCTGCACGCGGCGGTGTCGGAGTCGCTGCGGCTGTACCCGCCAGTGGTGCTACAGCCGCGGCGGGCGGAGGCGGACGATGTGCTGCCGGACGGGACGGCGGTGCGGGCAGGGATGTCGGTGACGTACAACACGTACGCTATGGGAAGGATGGAGGGGATATGGGGCGCCGATTGGGGGGAGTTTAAGCCGGAGCGGTGGCTGGACAAGGAGGGGGCGTTCCGACCGGTGAGCCCGTTCCGGTTCGTGGTGTTCCACGCGGGGCCGAGGACGTGCCTGGGGAAGGAGATGGCGTACACGCAGATGAAGGCGGTGGTGGCGAGCGTGATGGAGAGGTTCGAGATGGAGGTGATGGACAAAGGACGGGAGAGGGAGGTGGAATTCTCGATGCTGCTGAGGATGAAAGGTGGATTGGTGGTGCGGGTGAGGGAAAGGGTGCTCCAACAGTAA